Proteins encoded together in one Dechloromonas sp. HYN0024 window:
- a CDS encoding GspE/PulE family protein: MNAIDPNFAMPRAFSAADIVAAHRAAGAQTLVAILEQQSGMDAEEFVAALAATVKLPVCTMGELNVRAACFDRLSFGEALRMHCIPVRDADSTVKVVVADPFDNDLRDRLSELFVHLPPILVAHSADIAARLNRHEDTSTALDGMGTMETTREAGAISEISLKTISADTSPVVRLVNSTLHDALKAGASDVHMETSHTGMTIKCRVDGVLVAVGEIPGVDLAEQAISRIKVMAELDISERRVPQDGRFRVNYQGREIDLRVSIMPSIHGEDAVLRILDRRALSAELAGLTLGSLGFSAATIEQLRDLSEQPYGMLLVTGPTGSGKTTTLYGAIGEINHGRDKIITIEDPVEYQLSGVLQIPVNEKKGLTFARGLRSILRHDPDKIMVGEIRDGETAQIAVQAALTGHLVFTTVHANNAFDVLGRFTHMGVDPYSLVAALNGVVAQRLLRVNCPECTEDVTPDPRLLARSGIVGAETYRFRAGRGCGHCLGTGYKGRKAVAEVLILDDELRDMITNRESVSRIKESVRAKGGRFLRDAALDMARDGETSLEEVNRVVA; the protein is encoded by the coding sequence ATGAACGCCATCGACCCCAACTTCGCCATGCCCCGCGCCTTTTCTGCCGCCGACATCGTCGCCGCCCACCGCGCGGCCGGCGCTCAAACACTGGTCGCCATCCTCGAGCAGCAAAGCGGGATGGACGCCGAGGAATTCGTGGCGGCCCTGGCCGCGACGGTCAAGCTTCCGGTGTGCACGATGGGCGAACTGAATGTGCGGGCGGCCTGTTTCGACCGCCTGTCCTTTGGCGAAGCCCTGCGCATGCATTGCATCCCGGTCCGTGATGCAGACAGCACGGTCAAGGTCGTGGTTGCCGATCCATTCGACAATGATCTGCGCGACCGGCTCAGCGAGCTGTTCGTCCACCTGCCGCCGATCCTCGTCGCCCACAGCGCCGATATTGCCGCCCGCCTGAATCGCCACGAGGATACATCAACGGCCCTCGATGGCATGGGCACCATGGAGACTACGCGGGAAGCCGGGGCGATCAGCGAGATTTCGCTCAAGACCATCAGCGCCGATACCAGCCCGGTCGTCCGCCTGGTCAATTCGACGCTGCACGATGCCCTGAAGGCCGGGGCCAGCGATGTGCATATGGAAACTAGCCACACCGGGATGACCATCAAGTGTCGGGTCGACGGGGTGCTGGTCGCCGTTGGCGAAATCCCCGGCGTCGATCTTGCCGAGCAGGCGATATCCCGTATCAAGGTAATGGCCGAGCTTGATATCTCGGAGCGGCGGGTACCGCAGGACGGTCGCTTCCGTGTCAATTACCAGGGCCGCGAAATCGACCTGCGGGTCTCAATCATGCCCAGTATCCATGGTGAGGACGCCGTCTTGCGCATTCTCGACCGGCGGGCACTATCGGCCGAACTGGCCGGGCTGACCTTGGGCAGTCTTGGCTTTAGCGCGGCCACAATCGAGCAGTTGCGCGACCTCTCGGAACAGCCCTACGGCATGCTTCTCGTTACCGGGCCGACCGGTAGTGGCAAGACCACCACGCTGTACGGCGCAATCGGTGAAATCAATCATGGGCGCGACAAGATCATCACCATCGAAGATCCAGTCGAATATCAGTTGTCCGGGGTATTGCAGATACCGGTCAATGAAAAAAAAGGGCTGACCTTTGCTAGGGGTCTGCGCTCGATTCTTCGGCACGACCCGGACAAGATCATGGTCGGCGAAATCCGCGACGGTGAAACTGCCCAGATTGCCGTGCAGGCGGCGCTCACCGGCCACCTTGTGTTTACCACGGTGCACGCCAACAACGCCTTCGACGTGCTCGGCCGCTTCACCCACATGGGCGTTGATCCCTACAGCCTGGTTGCGGCGCTCAACGGGGTGGTTGCCCAACGACTGCTCCGGGTCAATTGTCCCGAATGCACCGAGGATGTGACGCCCGACCCGCGCCTGCTTGCCCGATCCGGCATTGTCGGGGCCGAAACCTATCGTTTCCGCGCCGGGCGCGGATGCGGCCACTGCCTAGGTACTGGCTACAAGGGACGGAAGGCAGTGGCCGAAGTCCTGATTCTCGATGACGAATTGCGCGACATGATCACCAACCGCGAGTCGGTCAGCCGTATCAAGGAGTCAGTGCGCGCCAAGGGCGGACGCTTCCTGCGCGATGCAGCCCTCGATATGGCGAGAGACGGCGAAACCAGTCTTGAGGAGGTCAACCGTGTGGTTGCCTGA
- a CDS encoding type II secretion system F family protein codes for MRHKVKVLRQGEVAFLDIDARNAEEAWQLAERQGHSVLSVGAASFLSGQLGGRKTNFPLKLFSQELLALLESGLTVVVGIEVLAEKERNASVRGTLEHILGRLHEGRPLSSAVEELPEIFPRLYVASVRASEKTSNLDEALRRFITYQSQIDDVRAKLVSASIYPVLLLGVGGLIIIFLLAFVVPRFSRIYEDLHGELPWLSRVLLEWGHLAENYGLSVLIAVAILAFGAFRLLQQESVKAKLGALIWKSPAIGERLRIFHLSRCYRTTGMLLRGGIPFTAALEMVEGLLTPVLRPRLRLATARISEGVPASRALEENGLTTSVSQRLLRVGEQTGNMGEMMERIAAFHDEEMARWIDTVSRLFGPLLMMFIGLLIGGIVILLYLPIFQVAESIG; via the coding sequence ATGCGCCACAAGGTCAAGGTCCTTCGCCAGGGAGAAGTGGCATTCCTGGACATTGACGCCCGGAATGCCGAAGAAGCATGGCAACTTGCTGAGCGGCAGGGGCACTCGGTGCTGTCGGTCGGTGCGGCCTCGTTCTTGAGCGGGCAACTGGGTGGGCGCAAGACGAATTTTCCCCTGAAGCTTTTCAGTCAGGAACTTCTGGCCCTGCTTGAATCCGGTCTGACGGTCGTTGTCGGCATCGAGGTGCTCGCCGAGAAGGAGCGCAACGCCTCGGTCCGCGGCACGCTGGAGCATATTCTCGGGCGTCTGCATGAAGGCCGCCCGCTCTCATCTGCTGTCGAAGAACTGCCCGAGATATTTCCCAGGCTTTACGTCGCCAGTGTCCGGGCCAGCGAAAAGACCAGCAATCTTGATGAAGCCCTGCGGCGTTTCATCACCTATCAGAGCCAGATCGACGATGTCCGTGCCAAGCTCGTCAGCGCCTCGATCTATCCGGTACTCCTCCTCGGCGTTGGTGGCCTCATCATCATCTTTCTGCTCGCCTTCGTGGTGCCGCGCTTCAGCCGCATCTACGAGGATTTGCATGGTGAACTCCCCTGGCTGTCGCGCGTTCTGCTCGAATGGGGGCACCTTGCCGAGAATTATGGGCTGAGCGTCCTCATTGCTGTCGCCATCCTGGCATTCGGCGCTTTCCGCCTGCTGCAACAGGAGTCGGTCAAGGCAAAACTGGGGGCACTGATCTGGAAATCACCGGCCATCGGCGAGCGCTTGCGGATATTTCATCTGTCGCGCTGTTATCGTACGACCGGCATGCTCCTGCGTGGCGGTATCCCATTCACTGCCGCGCTCGAGATGGTCGAAGGGCTACTGACTCCGGTGCTGCGCCCACGTCTGCGCCTAGCCACTGCACGCATCAGCGAAGGGGTGCCGGCTTCCCGGGCCCTTGAGGAAAACGGGCTGACGACGTCGGTCTCCCAGCGTTTGCTGCGGGTCGGCGAGCAGACCGGCAACATGGGCGAAATGATGGAACGCATCGCTGCCTTCCACGATGAGGAAATGGCGCGTTGGATCGACACGGTCAGCCGGTTGTTCGGCCCCTTGCTGATGATGTTCATCGGCTTGTTGATCGGCGGCATCGTCATCCTGCTTTACCTGCCCATCTTTCAGGTTGCGGAGAGTATCGGATGA
- the gspG gene encoding type II secretion system major pseudopilin GspG, which translates to MNPIARGISSPIRRLRSLGFTLLELLVVMVIIGLLASYVGPRLFAQIGKSEIKAARAQIDSLEKGLDQYRLDTGSYPTTEQGLVALMSAPSGVTRWSGPYLKKALPMDPWGNAYVYRMPGEHGGDFDLLSYGKDGQPGGSGEAEDIGNW; encoded by the coding sequence ATGAATCCAATTGCTCGAGGCATTTCCTCACCTATCCGGCGCTTGCGGTCGCTGGGATTCACCTTGCTCGAACTGCTGGTGGTCATGGTCATCATCGGCTTGCTGGCATCCTACGTCGGTCCGCGTCTCTTCGCCCAGATTGGCAAATCCGAGATCAAGGCTGCCCGCGCCCAGATCGACTCGCTGGAAAAAGGGCTGGATCAATATCGACTGGATACGGGCAGCTATCCGACCACCGAGCAGGGCCTCGTGGCGCTGATGTCTGCTCCGTCCGGTGTCACCAGATGGTCGGGGCCGTATCTCAAGAAGGCGCTGCCAATGGACCCCTGGGGGAACGCCTACGTCTATCGCATGCCGGGAGAACACGGCGGCGATTTCGACTTGCTCTCCTACGGCAAAGATGGTCAGCCCGGCGGCAGCGGCGAAGCGGAAGACATAGGTAACTGGTAA
- a CDS encoding lytic transglycosylase domain-containing protein gives MDIIEMNGQGNPAEAKTGRGTVKALGVASLLFAMCLPAMADIYVRDDSGVPVFSDMPDGGGFNLFLRTNDLPRTSLARHGDASRASDRMRLYTPLVESIARQNDLEPALLHAVIMVESGYNPDAKSPKGAVGLMQLMPQTAQRFGTTNRNDPEQNLKGGARYLSLLINQFGGNLSLALAAYNAGENAVRRWGMKIPPFNETNRYVPAVLNRYRWLMNRQMS, from the coding sequence ATGGACATCATCGAAATGAACGGACAAGGAAATCCTGCAGAAGCGAAGACCGGCAGAGGCACCGTTAAGGCGTTGGGCGTAGCAAGTCTGCTGTTCGCCATGTGCCTCCCGGCCATGGCCGACATTTACGTCCGCGACGACAGTGGTGTTCCGGTATTCTCCGACATGCCGGATGGCGGTGGATTCAACCTTTTTCTACGGACGAACGATCTTCCAAGGACATCGCTGGCTAGGCACGGCGACGCAAGCCGCGCATCGGATCGCATGCGCCTGTATACCCCGCTGGTGGAAAGCATTGCCAGGCAGAACGACCTTGAACCAGCCTTGCTGCACGCAGTCATCATGGTCGAATCCGGCTACAACCCCGATGCAAAATCACCCAAGGGGGCGGTTGGGCTGATGCAGTTGATGCCGCAGACCGCACAACGTTTTGGCACGACGAACCGGAACGACCCCGAACAAAACCTCAAGGGCGGTGCCCGCTACCTGTCTCTCCTGATCAACCAGTTTGGCGGCAACCTCTCGCTGGCGCTAGCCGCCTACAATGCCGGAGAAAATGCCGTTCGTCGCTGGGGCATGAAAATTCCGCCGTTTAACGAAACCAATCGCTACGTTCCCGCCGTACTCAATCGTTACCGCTGGTTAATGAACAGACAGATGTCGTAG
- the galE gene encoding UDP-glucose 4-epimerase GalE — protein sequence MIFVTGGAGYIGSHTCVELLQSGQEVVVFDNFSNSHRESLQRVAAITGKKIHCVEGDVRDQDALASALRKFECQAVIHFAGLKAVGESVENPLDYYDNNVIGTHRLLSAMRDCDVKTLVFSSSATVYGEPQQLPLMENHPLSATNPYGRTKLVIEDMLRDLYRADPSWRIAILRYFNPVGAHASGMIGEDPQGIPNNLMPFVAQVAVGRREKLKIWGNDYPTPDGTGVRDYIHVVDLALGHLKALERLNEAQCFEVNLGTGTGYSVRDVISAFEKASGRSVPYELAPRRSGDVASCYADPALAAAVLDWRAERNIDAMCVDAWRWQSNNPNGFR from the coding sequence ATGATTTTTGTGACAGGCGGCGCTGGCTATATTGGCTCACACACCTGTGTTGAACTACTCCAGTCAGGTCAGGAGGTCGTAGTTTTCGACAATTTCTCGAACAGCCATCGGGAATCCCTGCAGCGGGTCGCGGCAATCACCGGCAAGAAAATTCACTGCGTCGAAGGCGATGTTCGCGACCAAGATGCCCTGGCATCTGCATTGCGAAAGTTCGAGTGCCAAGCAGTCATTCATTTTGCCGGACTGAAAGCCGTCGGCGAATCTGTCGAGAATCCCCTCGACTACTACGACAACAACGTTATCGGCACTCATCGTCTGCTCAGCGCGATGCGTGACTGTGATGTCAAGACACTGGTTTTCAGTTCATCGGCGACGGTATATGGAGAACCACAACAATTGCCCCTGATGGAAAATCACCCGCTGTCGGCGACCAACCCGTACGGACGGACAAAACTTGTTATTGAAGACATGCTGCGCGACCTCTATCGCGCTGACCCATCATGGCGAATCGCCATCCTGCGCTATTTCAATCCGGTCGGTGCGCACGCCAGCGGGATGATTGGCGAAGATCCGCAAGGTATCCCAAACAACCTGATGCCTTTTGTCGCACAGGTGGCGGTTGGCCGCCGCGAGAAACTGAAAATCTGGGGCAACGATTACCCCACCCCCGATGGAACTGGCGTACGTGACTACATCCATGTCGTGGACCTGGCACTTGGTCACCTAAAGGCATTGGAGCGCCTTAACGAGGCACAATGCTTTGAAGTCAATCTTGGCACCGGAACCGGTTACAGCGTTCGCGATGTCATCAGTGCTTTTGAAAAAGCCAGCGGCAGGTCGGTGCCTTACGAATTAGCGCCACGTCGATCTGGCGATGTGGCCTCCTGCTACGCTGATCCTGCTTTAGCTGCCGCTGTACTCGACTGGCGTGCCGAACGAAACATAGATGCTATGTGTGTCGATGCCTGGCGCTGGCAGAGCAACAACCCGAACGGCTTCCGGTAA
- a CDS encoding EAL domain-containing protein, which produces MNAITALYELANVPTIQACQNVLIVDDEPRFRRAYMELLAGDQRSITEASTGQEAIAILKEGKTDLVILDLMLPDISGLEIMEWMTTHRIDTSVIIFSADKSINSAIHALRHRAFEFLRKDCDPNDMIIAVGRALANRQRDKELAIVSAQLQHSEQLHRFLVEQSPDMIFTLDREGRFTFINGRVSALLGYAPDELVGQNYTGVVDPRDHEHVQYAFNERRVGERATSNLEVRFKRKPSMPRMGGNSVMTAILSSQGVYESTASESSEVFLGTSGVARDISERKKAEETITFQAFHDLLTKLPNRILFVDRLEMAIAQATRRKEKLAVMFLDIDRFKLVNDTYGHQVGDQLLRKFAARARGCLRTGDTLARQGGDEFTALLPTIGNIEDAHVVAEKIIEELRRPFLLGETQFLATTSIGIAVYPDNSTNAEELIRCADMAMYQVKAQGKNGYAAFQPDMHTAHLDRLSIENDLRKAVKEGDQFELYFQPQIDAESRKVIGVEALIRWHHPSAGMISPDVFIPIAEDTGLIITISDWVLREACAQLVRLKKEGFGDLRLGVNLSAREFDRADLLERIRLPLDEFRISPESLEIEITESLLMKDAENIVARVKHLRGTGVNISIDDFGTRYSSLNYLRRFSVSRIKIDQSFVRDLKTFSDSFAIIQAIVGIAKNFNLQLIAEGVETDHQVAILRQLGCNEMQGYFFSRPLPSAQLMAFLRLSNQF; this is translated from the coding sequence ATGAACGCCATCACCGCGCTATATGAACTCGCCAATGTGCCAACCATTCAGGCGTGCCAGAACGTTCTGATTGTTGACGATGAGCCACGCTTTCGACGCGCCTATATGGAGTTGCTGGCCGGTGATCAGCGATCAATTACCGAAGCCAGCACTGGGCAGGAGGCCATCGCCATACTTAAGGAAGGCAAGACAGACCTGGTCATTCTGGACCTGATGCTTCCCGACATCTCCGGTCTGGAGATCATGGAGTGGATGACCACCCACAGAATCGACACCTCGGTGATCATATTTAGTGCGGACAAGTCGATAAACTCGGCCATCCATGCATTGCGTCATCGGGCCTTTGAGTTCCTGCGCAAGGATTGCGACCCTAACGACATGATCATCGCTGTTGGCCGGGCCTTAGCCAATCGACAGCGCGACAAGGAACTCGCAATCGTCTCTGCCCAGCTCCAGCATTCGGAGCAGTTGCACCGATTCCTCGTCGAGCAGTCGCCCGACATGATCTTTACCCTGGATCGTGAAGGTCGATTCACCTTCATCAATGGGCGCGTCAGCGCCTTGCTGGGCTATGCCCCAGACGAGTTGGTCGGACAAAACTACACGGGTGTCGTGGATCCGCGTGACCACGAGCATGTGCAATATGCCTTCAACGAAAGGCGAGTTGGAGAACGCGCCACGAGCAACCTTGAAGTCCGCTTCAAGCGAAAACCTTCCATGCCGCGCATGGGAGGGAACTCGGTCATGACGGCAATTTTGAGTTCGCAGGGTGTCTACGAATCGACCGCCAGTGAATCTTCAGAGGTCTTCCTTGGTACATCTGGTGTCGCTCGCGACATTTCAGAGCGCAAGAAAGCAGAAGAAACAATCACCTTCCAAGCATTTCATGACCTTCTAACCAAGCTGCCCAATCGAATACTGTTCGTTGACCGCCTGGAGATGGCGATTGCCCAAGCTACGAGACGTAAGGAAAAGCTTGCCGTGATGTTCCTGGACATTGATCGGTTCAAGTTGGTGAACGATACCTATGGTCATCAGGTTGGAGATCAGTTGCTCCGGAAATTTGCTGCTCGCGCCCGGGGGTGTTTGCGCACGGGCGACACTCTGGCACGACAAGGTGGAGATGAATTTACTGCCTTGCTGCCGACCATCGGCAATATTGAAGATGCGCACGTCGTTGCTGAGAAAATCATCGAGGAACTGCGCAGGCCATTCCTGCTTGGCGAAACCCAATTTCTGGCCACAACCAGCATTGGCATAGCGGTTTACCCTGACAACAGCACGAACGCCGAAGAATTGATTCGCTGCGCAGACATGGCGATGTACCAGGTTAAAGCGCAGGGAAAAAATGGCTATGCAGCTTTTCAGCCGGATATGCACACGGCCCACCTTGACCGCTTGTCCATTGAAAACGATCTGCGGAAGGCCGTTAAGGAAGGCGATCAGTTTGAACTGTATTTCCAACCGCAGATCGATGCCGAATCGAGAAAGGTCATCGGTGTCGAAGCACTGATTCGCTGGCACCACCCCAGCGCGGGCATGATTAGCCCTGATGTTTTTATTCCTATTGCTGAAGATACTGGGCTGATCATCACCATTAGTGACTGGGTCCTGCGCGAGGCTTGTGCGCAATTAGTGCGACTCAAGAAAGAAGGGTTCGGAGACCTCAGATTGGGCGTGAACCTTTCGGCCCGAGAGTTTGATCGCGCCGATCTTCTGGAGCGAATTCGACTTCCTCTCGATGAATTCCGGATTTCCCCAGAATCACTCGAGATCGAAATTACCGAAAGCCTCCTCATGAAGGATGCCGAGAACATTGTGGCACGGGTGAAGCATCTTCGTGGTACCGGTGTAAATATTTCGATCGACGACTTTGGGACTCGCTATTCGTCCCTAAATTACCTTCGCCGTTTCTCGGTCAGTCGGATCAAGATCGACCAGTCCTTTGTGCGTGACCTTAAGACATTTAGCGATTCATTTGCCATCATTCAGGCGATTGTTGGCATTGCCAAGAATTTCAATCTTCAGTTGATAGCCGAAGGCGTAGAAACCGACCATCAGGTTGCCATCCTTAGGCAACTTGGGTGCAATGAAATGCAGGGATATTTTTTCAGTCGGCCACTGCCGAGTGCCCAATTGATGGCGTTTTTGCGCCTTTCAAACCAGTTTTGA
- a CDS encoding HDOD domain-containing protein, with amino-acid sequence MKTVDDEQATMGDLASIVEQDPGLASRILSVANSPALRRGRELNSLENCLVALGTRLVRSLATCLSIQRLFDRNPKLDAATVADFWSHSLLVAELARSVAELADYPRPDEAYLSGLLHDIGELILLTALGDPYRRFLKNSAEDAKLQAEEIHLFGTTHAEVGGWLIDQWGLDTQLADSVAFHHASAVQILTATSLPQIIWIAQTISTTDDNSPEMGMVLNHSSLKLEMSALLAAKERSIQRTRQIAEALGITVSEEFPKRSTAIAAPIAPSTPPSSKAEEDMATIVGGMALLQPLQQDLFQLGSDTEVLLALRESARILFELPKVAILLANDKGDALSGDKVGAQPEIFRQLSIPMISDRALAAAAVIGRQVRTTFDQSESPTLLDVQLARALSADGLLCIPMLARSRTVGVMICGLSEKQYGRLQRRIPWLANFGKIAAISLDALTEANKHRQQVEEELTHQFTRHARQIVHEAGNPLGIIKSYLKILERKLPEDGVREELTILTEEIDRVANIVGHMTHALKRSAEATTIDLVSVLNDLLLLYADPLFNSRGIRIETALPQIGLPVQINRDNLKQIVLNLWKNASEALVAGKTIKISVSDNIIHDGASYVQLRVDDNGPGMPEETIQSIYHPKPVTDTSQRGLGLSVVGLLSKQEGILITCRSQIGAGTSIALLIPKSRKPSTEP; translated from the coding sequence ATGAAAACCGTTGACGATGAGCAGGCGACGATGGGAGATCTGGCGAGTATCGTCGAGCAGGATCCGGGATTGGCCAGCCGCATTCTGAGTGTCGCCAACTCACCGGCACTGCGCCGAGGCCGAGAACTCAATAGTCTTGAAAACTGTCTAGTGGCGCTGGGAACACGCCTGGTTCGCTCTCTGGCGACCTGCCTTTCCATTCAAAGACTGTTTGACCGCAATCCCAAACTTGACGCAGCGACTGTTGCCGACTTTTGGAGCCATTCTCTGCTGGTTGCCGAGCTTGCCCGCAGCGTAGCCGAACTGGCGGACTATCCTCGCCCAGACGAAGCCTATCTGTCGGGGTTGTTGCACGACATCGGAGAACTGATCCTGCTGACAGCACTGGGTGACCCGTATCGTCGCTTTCTGAAGAATTCGGCTGAAGACGCCAAACTTCAGGCTGAGGAAATCCACCTGTTTGGCACGACCCATGCCGAGGTGGGGGGCTGGCTGATCGATCAGTGGGGACTGGACACTCAGTTAGCCGATAGCGTGGCCTTTCATCATGCTTCTGCCGTGCAGATACTGACGGCCACCTCGTTGCCGCAGATTATCTGGATCGCCCAGACGATAAGCACCACTGACGACAATTCGCCAGAAATGGGCATGGTCCTAAATCACAGCAGTCTCAAGCTTGAGATGTCTGCGCTGCTCGCTGCCAAAGAACGTTCGATCCAGCGCACCCGTCAGATTGCAGAGGCATTGGGCATCACCGTTTCCGAGGAATTCCCGAAGCGCAGCACCGCTATCGCTGCACCCATCGCACCTTCTACCCCTCCGTCGAGCAAAGCTGAGGAGGATATGGCGACGATTGTCGGCGGCATGGCATTGTTGCAACCACTTCAGCAGGACTTGTTTCAGCTCGGGAGCGATACTGAGGTACTGCTCGCCTTAAGGGAGTCCGCGCGGATTCTCTTTGAACTCCCGAAAGTGGCCATCCTGCTCGCCAACGATAAAGGCGATGCGCTGTCTGGCGACAAGGTTGGGGCGCAGCCGGAAATTTTCCGGCAACTTTCCATCCCGATGATTTCAGACCGCGCATTAGCTGCCGCTGCCGTCATTGGTCGCCAGGTACGAACCACCTTTGATCAGAGCGAATCGCCGACCTTGCTCGATGTGCAACTGGCCCGAGCGCTCTCTGCCGATGGCCTGCTTTGTATCCCGATGTTGGCGCGCAGCCGCACTGTCGGTGTGATGATTTGTGGCTTGTCGGAAAAGCAGTACGGTCGTCTTCAGCGCCGGATTCCCTGGTTGGCCAATTTCGGCAAAATCGCTGCCATCAGTCTTGATGCCCTGACTGAGGCGAACAAGCATCGCCAGCAAGTTGAAGAGGAACTGACCCACCAATTTACTCGGCACGCTCGGCAGATTGTCCACGAGGCGGGAAATCCCCTTGGCATCATCAAAAGCTATCTCAAAATTCTCGAACGGAAACTGCCGGAAGATGGTGTTCGCGAGGAACTGACTATTCTGACCGAGGAAATTGATCGTGTGGCCAATATTGTGGGGCACATGACCCATGCCCTCAAACGCAGTGCTGAAGCCACAACTATTGATCTCGTCAGCGTTCTCAATGATTTGCTGCTGCTCTATGCGGACCCCTTGTTCAATTCTCGGGGAATACGGATCGAAACGGCCCTTCCCCAGATCGGACTGCCCGTTCAGATCAATCGTGACAACCTGAAGCAAATCGTCCTGAATCTCTGGAAGAACGCCTCGGAAGCGCTCGTTGCGGGAAAAACCATCAAGATATCGGTCAGCGACAACATCATTCATGATGGAGCGAGCTACGTTCAGTTGCGTGTCGATGACAATGGTCCGGGCATGCCGGAAGAGACTATCCAGTCCATCTATCACCCGAAACCAGTGACAGACACCTCACAACGCGGATTGGGCCTTTCCGTGGTTGGCTTATTGTCCAAGCAGGAAGGGATCTTGATCACCTGCAGAAGCCAGATAGGCGCTGGAACCAGCATTGCGTTGCTGATTCCAAAGAGCCGAAAGCCTTCGACGGAGCCGTAG
- a CDS encoding site-specific integrase, with translation MIRHQTEKNALSTVVAFSAGLRAHELATIRRANEIQPSPHRQWDSRRFNGQDNVQKYIVIGKGGLRREVALAKNLAEMLEFRRLEVPNKVVDREIFYNQYYDIGFGQAFSQSFTNASKTALGFSHGAHGLRHSYAKSRTKILCKLGLSFEEAQKVLSQELGHFRPDITLAYYR, from the coding sequence GTGATTAGACATCAAACCGAGAAGAATGCCTTATCGACCGTAGTCGCATTTTCGGCTGGCTTAAGAGCGCATGAGCTTGCAACTATTCGACGTGCGAATGAAATTCAGCCATCCCCGCACAGACAATGGGACTCCCGTCGCTTTAATGGGCAGGACAATGTCCAAAAATATATAGTTATCGGCAAAGGTGGGTTAAGAAGAGAAGTAGCCTTAGCGAAAAATCTGGCCGAGATGCTTGAATTTCGTCGGTTGGAGGTGCCGAATAAGGTCGTCGACCGCGAAATATTTTATAACCAGTATTATGACATTGGGTTCGGACAGGCCTTTTCCCAAAGTTTTACTAATGCGTCGAAAACCGCACTTGGTTTCTCACATGGTGCTCACGGGTTACGGCATAGCTATGCAAAATCTCGCACGAAGATACTTTGCAAATTAGGTCTTTCTTTTGAGGAAGCTCAAAAGGTGTTAAGTCAAGAATTGGGGCATTTTCGCCCCGATATCACATTAGCTTATTACCGCTAG